The genomic segment NNNNNNNNNNNNNNNNNNNNNNNNNNNNNNNNNNNNNNNNNNNNNNNNNNNNNNNNNNNNNNNNNNNNNNNNNNNNNNNNNNNNNNNNNNNNNNNNNNNNNNNNNNNNNNNNNNNNNNNNNNNNNNNNNNNNNNNNNNNNNNNNNNNNNNNNNNNNNNNNNNNNNNNNNNNNNNNNNNNNNNNNNNNNNNNNNNNNNNNNNNNNNNNNNNNNNNNNNNNNNNNNNNNNNNNNNNNNNNNNNNNNNNNNNNNNNNNNNNNNNNNNNNNNNNNNNNNNNNNNNNNNNNNNNNNNNNNNNNNNNNNNNNNNNNNNNNNNNNNNNNNNNNNNNNNNNNNNNNNNNNNNNNNNNNNNNNNNNNNNNNNNNNNNNNNNNNNNAAAACAGCACGCAGAGTATCATAGAACGCAGAATAGAAAATGGTCATCCAAAAAGCAGAACGGCAGAGCATAAAGAGACCCAAAAAAGAAAAGGGGGGGCGCACCCCCTCATCCCGCCCCTCTGCGGTAATACTTGGCATTCCCCCGCTGTTCCGCCGGCTGGATCAGCTCCAGATAGCACAGCAGATTCAACAGCATCCGGGCAGTGTCCCGGCGCATATGTCCCGCCTGTGCAATCTCCCGGCTGCCGAACACCTCCGGCACATCCGCCGGAAAAAGCTGCATGTAATCCGCCGGGCAGTCAAAATGCACCTCCTGCATCAGGGCAAGAGGAATCCGGTCCAACCGGGTGCTGCGGCGTTTCCGATCCTTTCCCACTCCGTCCAGCAGCCGCTGCTCCTCCGCCTCCACCACGCAGATGCAAAAGTGAAACCGGGGATTGTCTAGCATATACTTCAAGGCGTACAGCTCCGGCACCGCATCGGTCAGCCGGAGCTTCCCCGGGGCACGGGTGCGGGATACGGGTACGCCCTCCGGCGTGTACCATGCCACCCACTTTTTCCCGATGAGGGGATGCACCACCGTCACCGGGCATGCCTCCAGAAATGCGTCCAGCTTGGGGATCAGCTTGAACAGGCTCCGGGACTGGATCTCGATGACCCCGTGCTCCCCCACCGCATCCGCCACAAAGCCCCCAAGGGGCTGCTCATGGTTTTCCGGGCAGGGTTCAAAATAATACTTCAGTGCCGCATGCAGGGACTTTTCCCCCAGGGTGCCGATGCCCCCCTGTCCAAGCCGTGCCGCCGCCCAGGCGCAGGCACTGGCAAATGCCTCCTGATCCATACCATCCCTCCTTGTATCCCCACTATAGCATGCCGCCGGAACAAAGTCAAAGCGGAACCGACAGCAAGCCGATTCCGCCCTGGTTTATGCATTTCCCGTATTTGCTTTGGGATCAAATCCCCCGAAGCCGCCGGGGGGTGTTTTTCCCTCCTGTGTGGGATCAAACCCATCCGGAGGTGTCATATCCTCCGGCGGCTCCTGCCCGTCAAAGGAGGGACGGGTGCCCTGTTCCTGTCTATCCGGAGGCATCATGCCATCCTGTCCGCCGGGGAAACCGCCTCCCCGGGGATTCATGCCGCCCGCATTGCTGCCTGCGGTGGTGATCCTGTCAGATACAGTAAAGCTGGTCAGCTCCGTGCCGCCGGTGCAGTCCCCTCCCGTATACAAGCCATCGGTTTCCGTGCCGGAGCAGCTGCCCCCCAGGGTCACCGTATAGGTTTCTCCCTCCTGCAGGGCAGGAGCACTGAATACCACATGCTGGTACTGCTTTTCCGGAGCAAAGGCGCACAGCACCTGCCCATCCGAGTCCGTAATGGTCAGCAGAGTGCCTGCCTGCCGGGTGCCCGTGCCGATGGCTGCCGCATACTGACCGGAGGTATCCTCCGGGATCTCCGCCATGCCGCTGCTGCCCACTGCCAGCAGGAAGCCTCCATTCACCACAATACCGGTTTCGCTGTCCAGGGCACCGTTGGCGGAATCCGTCGGGCCGCACACCAGCACCGTGCCGCCGCTGATGATGACCCCGTTGTTGGAGTCAATGCCATCGCCGCCGGCGTTGATGTACACATAGCCGCCGCTGATCTCCAGCTTGGCGTCCTGATCCACCATACCCATGCCGCCGAAGCCGCCGAATGCGGTCTGCACATAGCCGGTGGTCTCCCCCTGTGCGGAGGTATCCGCCGACAGGCTGCCTGCGGCATTCAGACCGTCATCGCTGGCAGTGATATGCACTGTGCCGCCCTGGATGTACAGCTCCACCGCCTCCAGGCCTTCATAGCTTTCCTCGATGCGGATGTCCCCGTTCTGCACGGTAAGGCTGCTGTCCGCATGGACACCGTCACCCCCGGTGCGAATGGTGATCTCTCCTCCCGCAAGGGTCATGGAGCCGTTGCTGTGCAGCCCGTCATCCTGCGCATCGATGGAAATGGTTCCGCCGGCGATGTACAGCTCCGTGCCTGCCTTCATGCCCTTGGTGCTGACGGTTTCCGTACCGGTATCCGTCTGGGTCTGCTGTCCGAAGCCCGGCATGCTTTCCTGGTGAGGCTCTGCATTGGCACTGCCCCCTCCGGCGGTGATGGTCAGATCCCCTCCGGTGACTGCCAGACAGGTTTCCGCCTGGATCCCGTCCTGCCCGGCATCCACGGTGATCTGTCCGTCAGAGATCACCACATTGCCCTTCCGGCTGTCCGTGTCATTGCTTGCCCGGATCCCGTCTCCCCGGGCATCCACCGTCAGGGTACCTCCGGCGATGAGCACCGCATCCTTGCCCTTGAGCCCGTGATTTGCCGCCATCACCCGGATGCTGCCGCTCACAATGCACAGGGTATCCTTGCTCTGGATCCCGTTGGCATACTGCCCGGTAACCTGCAAGCTGCCCTTCCCGTTGATGGTCAGATCGGATTTGGCAAACAAGGCGGCATTTGGCTCGGTGTTTTCTTCATCCGTAAAGCTGGTATAGGTCTTGCCGTCCGTAATCTGATTGCTGCTGCCCTCTGCCAGGGTCAGCACCACCTTTTTGGCGTCCATCACCTGCACCGGAGCGGTGGCATCATTGGACAGGGTCACACCATTCAGCACCAGATGCACCGTATCCTTGGGAGCATCCACCCGCAGCACCCCATCCAGGGTGCCGCTGACCACATAGGTGCCTGCCTGGGTGATGGTGACAGTGTTGCCCTCGATGGTCACGCCTTCGCCGGATGCCTGTACCGTATCTCCGGACAGGGTGACCTGTACGGCGGAATCCTCCCAGCTATCATCCAGATCCTCCGGATCCAGGGTCAGGGGCAGCAGGGATGTCGCCTGCAAAGCCCCCGGCTGCTCCGCCTGTACTGGATCCGTGGAATCCCCAGCGGAGGATCCGGCAGCGGTCCGGGTACTGCTGTCCCCGGAATCCGCCTTGCTGCATCCGGACACAAGCCCGGCGCACAGGATCAGGGCAGTCAGAAATGCAAAATAAGCTTTATGTTTCATACAACTCATCCTTTCGGCATCACCTTGATGCATATCCCCCCGAAAGGCTGTTCTCTCTGTTTGTGTTGTATTCAGTGTACCCCTTCTTTGTGGGCATTTGGTGATAAAATCCGGGAAAGTACCCGAAAACCCGCCTTGACATTCCGGATGGATGCGGGTATACTAAAGGCAACCCCACAGAAAAGAGGATGGATCATATGAATCAGTTACCGAACATTGCCGCCATGCTCCGGGCACAGCAGGTACAGGCGCTGCTGCTGACCAACGATGCCCCGGAAAGCATCCAGTACGCCACCGGATTCGGGGGTCTGGAGGGCATGGTGCTCATCACCGCCGCCGGCAAGGGCTTTGTGCTGACGGATTCCCGGTATATCGAAGCTGCCCGGGCACGGCTCACGCCCCTGGGCTTTGCGGTTTCCGTGCCCCCCCAGGGAGGTCCCTCCGCCCCGGCGCTCCGGGCGCTGCTGGAGGGGGAACAGATCACCCGGCTGGCGTTCCTTGCCCAGTGCATGTCCGTCCAGACCCATCAGCGGCTCACCGCCGCCCTGCCGGACTGCACCCTGGAGCCTTTGGGAGAGGGGCTGACCCGGCTGCGGCAGATTAAGGATCAGGACGAGATCGCTTGCCTGCGGCAGGCGCAGCGCATTGCGGAGGAGGCATTTGACGCCCTGCTGGGGCAGATCAAGCCCGGCATGCAGGAGAAGGAGCTTGCCGCCCTACTGGAGTATGAAATGGCAAAGCGTGGGTCGGAGCGTCCCTCCTTTGATACCATCCTGATCTCCGGCGCCAAGACCAGTATGCCCCACGGAATGCCGGATACAAAGCCGGTTGCCGCCGGGGAGTTCATCCTGGTGGATTTCGGCGCCGTGGTCAACGGCTATCACTCGGACATGACCCGTACCTTTGCCCTGGGCAGTGCCACGGAGCGGATGCGCACCGTGTACAGCACCGTGCTTGCCGCCCAGGAAACCGGGATCCGCATGCTCCGGGCAGGGGTATCCTGCGATCAGCCCCACCTGGCCGCCCACCAGGTGATCCGGGACGCAGGCTTCGGGGACTGCTTCGGTCACGCCCTGGGGCACTGCGTGGGACTGGAGATCCACGAGTCTCCGGCATTGAGTCCCAGAGCCAAGCAGCACCTGGAGCCGGGCATGGTCATCACCGTAGAGCCGGGGATCTACCTGCCGGGAGAATTCGGGGTGCGGATCGAGGATCTGCTGCTGATCCAACCGGACGGGGCGGAGGATCTGACCCACACGCCAAAGAAATTATTGATCCTGTAAACGCAAAAAAGCGGAATGCACGAAGCATTCCGCTTTTGTTTCGGATCATCCGGATTAGTATGCAACACCCTGCCACTTCATAGCGTCTGCAACCTTCAGGAAGCCGGCAATGTTTGCACCTGCAACCAGGTTGCCTTCCATGCCGTATTCCTTTGCAGCGTTGAAGCTGTTGTGGAAGATGGTCTTCATGATGCTGTGGAGCTTTGCGTCAACTTCCTCAAAGGTCCAGCTGTAACGAGCGGAGTTCTGCGCCATTTCCAGACCGGAGGTTGCTACGCCGCCTGCGTTTGCAGCCTTTGCAGGTCCAAAGAGGATGCCCTTTGCCAGGAACTTTTCGATGGCTTCCGGTGTGCTGGGCATGTTTGCGCCCTCTGCAACTGCCATGACGCCGTTTGCGATCAGCTTGTCAGCAGCCTCGCCGTCCAGCTCATTCTGGGTAGCGCAGGGCAGCGCGATGTCACACTTGATGCCCCAGATGCCCTTGCAGCCTTCGGTGTAGGTAGCGCCCTGTACACGGTTGCAGTATTCCTTGATTCTGCCCCGCTCAACTTCCTTGATCTGCTTTACAACATCCAGGTTGATGCCGTTTGGATCGTAGATGTAGCCGTTGGAGTCGGACATTGCAACGACCTTTGCGCCGAACTCGGTTGCCTTCTGGGTTGCGTAGATTGCTACGTTGCCGGAACCGGAAACAACAACGGTCTTGCCCTTGAAGCTGTCGTTCTTCATGCAGCCCAGCATTTCCTCGGTGAAGTAGCACAGACCGTAGCCGGTAGCCTCAGTTCTTGCCAGGGAGCCGCCGTAGGACAGACCCTTGCCGGTGAGCACGCCGGTGAACTCGTTGCGCAGTCTCTTGTACTGACCGAACATGAAGCCGATCTCTCTTGCGCCGGTGCCGATATCGCCGGCAGGAACGTCGGTGTCAGCACCAATGTGCTTTGCCAGCTCGGTCATGAAAGCCTGGCAGAAACGCATAACTTCCCCGTCGGACTTGCCCTTGGGGTCGAAGTCGGAACCGCCCTTGCCGCCGCCCATGGGCAGTGTGGTCAGGCTGTTCTTGAAGATCTGCTCAAAGCCCAGGAACTTGATTACGGATGCGTTAACGGAGGGGTGCAGTCTCAGACCGCCCTTGTACGGACCGATTGCGGAGTTGAACTGTATACGATAACCTCTGTTGACCTGAACCTTGCCGTTGTCGTCAACCCAGGATACACGGAACATGATCTGACGCTCCGGCTCCACGATTCTCTCAAGGATGCCAGCCTCAACCAGGTCGGGTCTCTTTTCGAGAACGGGCTCAAGGCTCTCGAGGACTTCTCTTACTGCCTGAAGAAATTCGCTTTCTCCCTTGTTTCTTTCGCAGACCTTGTCATAGACACCCTGCACATATGAACTTTTAAACGCCATTGTTTAAAACCTCCTAAATATTTTTCAGCGCATCCCTGCTCTGATAGTTTCTATTATACTACTTTACTAGGCAAATAGCAAGAATTTTTTTGCAGTTGTCGTGAAAAATGTATTCACCCACAGAACAGCTGTCCACCAAAGGACATCAATTCTACAGATTGCACAAAGGAAGGTTGAATCATGTGTGGAAAATGCAAGGAAATGTTCATCGTTTCTGACACAGCTTTTTAAAGTCCGTGGGGGTGCAGTGCTTGATCTCCTTGAAGCACCGGTTGAAGGTGGTCAGGCTTTTGAACCCTACCTGCATGGCAACCTCCGTCACCGGCAGTGCCGGATCCTGGAGCATCAGCTCCGCCGCCCGGATCCGGCGCTCGTTGATGTACTGCAAATAAGATATGGTGTTGTACTGCTTGAAAATCCGGGAGAAGTGATACTTGCTGTAGCCGGCGATACCGGCAAGGGTGTCCAGGGAAATGTTGTTCATGTAGTTGCTGTCGATGTATTTCAGCACCAGACTGAACTTTTCGTTGTATTCCTCCACCTTGTCGCTGCTGCAGTCCAGCTGCGCCGTTTTTTCGGTCAGCTGCCGGGTTCGCAAAGCAATCAGCAGCCGCACCAGCAGGCTGTAGATCCGCACCTCCGCCAGCTCCGAGCCGGAGAAGTATAGAGAAAAAATTTCCAGCATGGTTTTTTTGGCAACAGCCTGCAGCTCGCTGCCGTAGCTTTCATCGATCAGCACTGGTGCCTTTAGCCCCCGCATAATGGAGTCGAACACGGGCTGCGCCCCCAGCAGGCTGTTGTCACACTGGAGGATCAGCCGCTCCCCCTCACAGGCAAACAGATGGTGCAGCTCCCCGGGGGGGATGAGGAACACCTCGTTTTCCCGGATCACATATTCCCGATCCCCGATCTCCAGCCGGTAGCACTTGCGCAGCGGCATGATGATCTCGATCTCCTGGTGCCAGTGTACCGGATATTCTTCATACTGGGTATTGTGGTAGAGCATGATACACCGTTTTTCTTCATATTCCACGGTTTCATAGTCGCCGGACAGATGCTTGATCATATGCCCCTCACTCCTTTGCATAATTCAGTATACCATATGAAATGCTTTTTGTAAATACTGCACAATGGGGTTTCCCGTAAAAGGGAAATGGCGACCGCAAACGCAGCCGCCACAGGGGGATATATCAGATTGTAGTAGATGTCGGATTAGTTGCAGGCGTTGTACAGGGTACCGCCCTTCAGCTCCTTGCCGTTTGCCGCAAACAGCTCGGAAACCGTTACGATCTGCCAGCCCTGGGATTTCAGATAGGGCGCCAGATATTCCATTGCGGTGGCAGTGGAATCATAGGTCTCATGGCACAGCACGATGGCGTTGTCCAGCGTGCCGTTGCTCATGGCTGTCTTGATCTTGCTGATGATCTGGTCGCTGGTTGCCCCGTTCCAGTCCCCGGTGTCGATGCTGCAATTAACCAGTGCCACATCGCTCAGTGCGGACTTTACGGTATCGTTCACGCTCAGATACGGCGGACGCATAACCGGAGAGGTGCCCTGCCCGGTGATGGCCTTGATCTTGTCGGAGGTGGTATCGTACTCCTTGCGGATCTCCGCTGCGGACAGCTTGGTCAGATCCGTGTGGGAGGTGAAGTGGTTTGCGATCTCCATGCCCAGCTCATAGGCACGCTTGATCTCGCCCTGGTTGCTGCCGTTGATCCAGTTGCCAACGTAGAAGAAGGTGGCGTGGAAGCCGCTGTTTGCAATGGCGTCCTGAATCCGGATGGAATAATCGGTGGAAGCAGTGCCCACTGCGCCGTCGTCAAAGGCAATGGCAACCATGGGCTTGGATTTGTCGATCCAGGAAATATCTACAGTGCCTGCCGCCGGGGTAGGTGTTGTGATATTTCCCACCTTGCCGCCGCCGGTTACCACGGAGGACGCAGTACCGGAGGCAGCAGCCACTGCCTCATCCAGGTACAGATCCGTGGTGCTGTCTACGGATTCTACATACAGCAGCAGATCGGACGCCCCTGCCGGGATCTTGTAGGATTTGTTCTCCAGCTTGGTCCAGGTCTTGCTGGCTGCGGTAGCAGAAGCCACTGTGTCATATGCGGTTTCGCCGTCAGCGTCCGTGTATTGCAGCGTCAGCCGCAGCTCCTCAGAAGAACCGCTTGCCTGCATAACAGCGGCACTGAAGCTGTAGCTGCTGCCCGGAAGAAATGTCTTGGTATCCAGTGTATAAGCCGCTCCCTGCCAGGTATCTGTTCTGCCGCTGATGCGCAGGGACTTGCTGCCGGAATAATAGGATTCGGAATCGGTGGACAGGGTGGTGTCCCCTCTGGAAACCCATCCGTCCTTCCCTGTTTCAAACGTACTTTTGAAGTAGCCGGACTCAGAAGGCGTCACAGGCGTTGTGCCGCCCTGATTGCCCAGCAGGCTCCGCTTGAGCAGCGCCAGATCCATGGCGTTGATGACCCCGTTGCCGTCCAGATCCGCTGCCTCTGCATTGGCAAGGGTGCTGGCCTTCCGGGTCAGATAATTCTGCAGTGCCTTCACATCCTTTGCATCCACCGTGCCGCTGCCGTCCACGTCACCCATGGTGGGAGTATCCGGCTGATCCGGCTGATCCGGCAGACCTGCATCGATCTTTGTGCCCTTCACTGCACCGATGGCCTCGTCCATGTAGAAGCTGTTGGTGCTGTCTGCGGTTTCCACATACAGCAGCAATCCGGTTGCCCCGGCAGGAATGGTGTAAGCGGTGTTTGCCAGTTGTACCCACTCGCCCTTGGCGCCGGTTGCGGTTGCAATGGTGTCGTAGTTGGTCTCCCCATCCAGATCATACTGGAGGGACAGCTTGAAGTCGTCGGAAGCTACTGCGTCCTGCATGGCAAGCACGCTGAAGCTGTAGGCGCTGCCGGGCTGGAAGGTGGCAGTGTCCAGGGTATAGCCCGCACCGTTCCAGGTATCGGTTCTGCCGGTGACTGCCAGGGACTTGCTGCCGGCTGCCGCTGCAGAGGAGGAATCCGTAACGGTGGAATCCCCTCTGGAGGACCAGTTGTCGGTATTCTTCTCAAAGGTACTGTGGAAGTAATAGCCGTTCTCGTCCGGCTCTACAGGATCCGGCTCGACCGGGTCGGGAATCTCGCCGCCTACGGACAGATTATTTTTATATACCGTAGCCTTGCCGCTGCTCTGATACCCCTCAATATTCAGAGCCACTTCATACATTTTACCCATCTTCAAGCCCACCTGCTCCCACGCCTTGAAATGCTGGGAAACGGAGATCGTGCCCTCGATCTTGGTACCGTTTGCAGAGGGCTTGGACTGCCGCACGCTCCAGTACTGATCAAAGGTGGTATTTCCGTCAATGGAGGGCTGATTCTCTCTGACCGTCTTGTAAATGTCATAGGTGCCCCCGTCTGCGTACACCGTACCCAGTGCGGAGGTTGCCCCCGGCGGTCTCCAGCTGCCCCAGGTTTCAACGATGTAGTATTCGACCAGGGGATTCCGGGTCCAGCCGTACACGCACATGTAGGAGTTTCCGTTGGGCTGATAATCCACACCGTATTCGATGGTGATATTGCCCAGTTCCTCGTAGGTCTGGGTGCAGTCATACTTCTTGCCCTTGCGGAACAGACAGTTGTTGATGTTGCTCCACTCGCAGCTGAAGGTGCCCCCTCCGGTCAGGGTCATGCTGGTGTTGCCGTTGTCCTTCCACAGCTCATAGGCATAGCCGTCCTCGGTACCGGTCTTGTTTTCGGTAATGACCGTGGCTGCGGAAGCGGTAGGCAGCGGCGTAAAGGTCAGGCACACCGCCGCCGCCAGCAGACCGTGAAAAAATCTGCTGATGGTGTGTTTTCTCATGTTGACAAATTCCCCGCTTTCGTATGATATTTTTTGCGCAGTCCCTCTCTTTGTCTGCGCCAAACGGATCCGCTGATGATGTGCCCAACAGTTTTTCCGTCGTTGTCTTTATTTTATTGCATCTGCACAAAGTTTTCAAGTCGTTTATTGCGGAGAAATTTTTCGCCCGGTCATTTTTTGCTCTTAAAATGTTCATAATTTACCGGGCATGCAAAAAGGCGCCCCCCGAAGGGAACGCCCATGCCATGACCAGGCCGATAAGCCGAGTTCTGTCGTGTGCGATAATTTATCTAGGCGATCCGTCGCCGGAACGCTCAAGCCGCCATTACACGCCTTTCCACCGAGCAGATGTTGAAAGACGGTACCAATAGACGTTGCATCGGGTAGGGTTTACATAGCAGTACGCTCTCACGCACTCTGGTGGGCTCTTACCCCGCCTTTCCACCATCACCGCATTGCTGCGGCAGTATCTCTCTGTTGCACTAGCCCTAGGGTCGCCCCCGGCTGCCGTTAGCAGCTACCCTGCTCTGTGATGCCCGGACTTTCCTCACGGGAGTTGCCTCCCCCGCTATCGCATAGCCTGCTCACCTGTTCAGTATACCCTATTTTCGGGAGCTTGTCAACCGAGCAGGTCATCCCAGTCCGCATCCGGATTGGCGATCTTCATGCTGGAATACTGTAAGATCAGCACCGCATCGCTGACATCCACCCGGCTGTCGTCGTTGACGTCCGCCCCGAACCGGGCATCCTTACTCAGGGG from the Ruminococcus champanellensis 18P13 = JCM 17042 genome contains:
- a CDS encoding carbohydrate-binding domain-containing protein — its product is MKHKAYFAFLTALILCAGLVSGCSKADSGDSSTRTAAGSSAGDSTDPVQAEQPGALQATSLLPLTLDPEDLDDSWEDSAVQVTLSGDTVQASGEGVTIEGNTVTITQAGTYVVSGTLDGVLRVDAPKDTVHLVLNGVTLSNDATAPVQVMDAKKVVLTLAEGSSNQITDGKTYTSFTDEENTEPNAALFAKSDLTINGKGSLQVTGQYANGIQSKDTLCIVSGSIRVMAANHGLKGKDAVLIAGGTLTVDARGDGIRASNDTDSRKGNVVISDGQITVDAGQDGIQAETCLAVTGGDLTITAGGGSANAEPHQESMPGFGQQTQTDTGTETVSTKGMKAGTELYIAGGTISIDAQDDGLHSNGSMTLAGGEITIRTGGDGVHADSSLTVQNGDIRIEESYEGLEAVELYIQGGTVHITASDDGLNAAGSLSADTSAQGETTGYVQTAFGGFGGMGMVDQDAKLEISGGYVYINAGGDGIDSNNGVIISGGTVLVCGPTDSANGALDSETGIVVNGGFLLAVGSSGMAEIPEDTSGQYAAAIGTGTRQAGTLLTITDSDGQVLCAFAPEKQYQHVVFSAPALQEGETYTVTLGGSCSGTETDGLYTGGDCTGGTELTSFTVSDRITTAGSNAGGMNPRGGGFPGGQDGMMPPDRQEQGTRPSFDGQEPPEDMTPPDGFDPTQEGKTPPGGFGGFDPKANTGNA
- a CDS encoding helix-turn-helix transcriptional regulator, which produces MIKHLSGDYETVEYEEKRCIMLYHNTQYEEYPVHWHQEIEIIMPLRKCYRLEIGDREYVIRENEVFLIPPGELHHLFACEGERLILQCDNSLLGAQPVFDSIMRGLKAPVLIDESYGSELQAVAKKTMLEIFSLYFSGSELAEVRIYSLLVRLLIALRTRQLTEKTAQLDCSSDKVEEYNEKFSLVLKYIDSNYMNNISLDTLAGIAGYSKYHFSRIFKQYNTISYLQYINERRIRAAELMLQDPALPVTEVAMQVGFKSLTTFNRCFKEIKHCTPTDFKKLCQKR
- a CDS encoding carbohydrate binding domain-containing protein — encoded protein: MDEAIGAVKGTKIDAGLPDQPDQPDTPTMGDVDGSGTVDAKDVKALQNYLTRKASTLANAEAADLDGNGVINAMDLALLKRSLLGNQGGTTPVTPSESGYFKSTFETGKDGWVSRGDTTLSTDSESYYSGSKSLRISGRTDTWQGAAYTLDTKTFLPGSSYSFSAAVMQASGSSEELRLTLQYTDADGETAYDTVASATAASKTWTKLENKSYKIPAGASDLLLYVESVDSTTDLYLDEAVAAASGTASSVVTGGGKVGNITTPTPAAGTVDISWIDKSKPMVAIAFDDGAVGTASTDYSIRIQDAIANSGFHATFFYVGNWINGSNQGEIKRAYELGMEIANHFTSHTDLTKLSAAEIRKEYDTTSDKIKAITGQGTSPVMRPPYLSVNDTVKSALSDVALVNCSIDTGDWNGATSDQIISKIKTAMSNGTLDNAIVLCHETYDSTATAMEYLAPYLKSQGWQIVTVSELFAANGKELKGGTLYNACN
- the gdhA gene encoding NADP-specific glutamate dehydrogenase; its protein translation is MAFKSSYVQGVYDKVCERNKGESEFLQAVREVLESLEPVLEKRPDLVEAGILERIVEPERQIMFRVSWVDDNGKVQVNRGYRIQFNSAIGPYKGGLRLHPSVNASVIKFLGFEQIFKNSLTTLPMGGGKGGSDFDPKGKSDGEVMRFCQAFMTELAKHIGADTDVPAGDIGTGAREIGFMFGQYKRLRNEFTGVLTGKGLSYGGSLARTEATGYGLCYFTEEMLGCMKNDSFKGKTVVVSGSGNVAIYATQKATEFGAKVVAMSDSNGYIYDPNGINLDVVKQIKEVERGRIKEYCNRVQGATYTEGCKGIWGIKCDIALPCATQNELDGEAADKLIANGVMAVAEGANMPSTPEAIEKFLAKGILFGPAKAANAGGVATSGLEMAQNSARYSWTFEEVDAKLHSIMKTIFHNSFNAAKEYGMEGNLVAGANIAGFLKVADAMKWQGVAY
- a CDS encoding M24 family metallopeptidase, whose protein sequence is MNQLPNIAAMLRAQQVQALLLTNDAPESIQYATGFGGLEGMVLITAAGKGFVLTDSRYIEAARARLTPLGFAVSVPPQGGPSAPALRALLEGEQITRLAFLAQCMSVQTHQRLTAALPDCTLEPLGEGLTRLRQIKDQDEIACLRQAQRIAEEAFDALLGQIKPGMQEKELAALLEYEMAKRGSERPSFDTILISGAKTSMPHGMPDTKPVAAGEFILVDFGAVVNGYHSDMTRTFALGSATERMRTVYSTVLAAQETGIRMLRAGVSCDQPHLAAHQVIRDAGFGDCFGHALGHCVGLEIHESPALSPRAKQHLEPGMVITVEPGIYLPGEFGVRIEDLLLIQPDGAEDLTHTPKKLLIL